A part of Streptomyces sp. NBC_01235 genomic DNA contains:
- a CDS encoding alpha/beta hydrolase — MARFVRWTALGAAATLLVAGCSSGASDGGEDGKGGSADARPSAGSSGATATTAALPASLTGQKLDWGRCKATADSAAPGSDWQCATLKVPLDWSKPDGSTIGLALVRTKSRADGNDRTGSLLFNFGGPGGSGVSTLPAYGSTFSSLRDHYDLVSWDPRGVGASEGVRCRSDKAIQTAESLDSTPDTPAEEQAYFKDATDFGKGCEKAAGKLMAHVSTTDTARDMDLMRQVLGDPKMHYFGISYGTELGGVYAHLFPKHVGRLILDAVVDPSADSVGHAQNQARGFQRALDDYLKSTGQDPEEGSKKIADLLDGIDAKPLPTSDGRKLTQTLAVTGIVLPLYSKSSWPSLTSALKAAEDGDGSELLTLADGYNERDTSGHYGTTTHSQRVISCLDDKQRPTAEETKKLLPEFERISPVFGDFLGWDTAGWCHDWPVAGQYDTPEVSAAGAAPILLVGNTGDPATPYEGARKMADELGKGVGVLLTWKGEGHGAYGSGSTCVDSAVNAYLLKGTVPKDDTVCS; from the coding sequence ATGGCGCGATTCGTACGGTGGACGGCGCTGGGGGCCGCCGCCACGCTGCTGGTGGCGGGCTGTAGCAGCGGCGCGTCGGACGGCGGCGAGGACGGCAAGGGCGGTTCGGCCGACGCCCGGCCCTCGGCCGGCTCCTCCGGAGCGACGGCCACGACGGCTGCCCTGCCCGCCTCACTGACCGGGCAGAAGCTCGACTGGGGGCGCTGCAAGGCCACCGCGGACTCCGCCGCGCCCGGCAGCGACTGGCAGTGCGCGACGCTGAAGGTGCCGCTGGACTGGTCGAAGCCGGACGGCAGCACCATCGGCCTCGCCCTGGTGCGCACCAAGTCCCGCGCCGACGGAAACGATCGGACCGGCTCGCTGCTGTTCAACTTCGGCGGCCCCGGCGGCTCGGGCGTATCGACGCTCCCCGCCTACGGCTCCACCTTCTCCTCGCTCCGCGACCACTACGACCTGGTGAGCTGGGACCCGCGCGGGGTCGGCGCCAGCGAGGGCGTCCGCTGCCGCAGCGACAAGGCGATCCAGACCGCCGAGTCCCTCGACTCCACGCCGGACACCCCGGCCGAGGAACAGGCCTACTTCAAGGACGCCACCGACTTCGGCAAGGGCTGCGAGAAGGCCGCGGGCAAGCTGATGGCCCACGTGTCGACGACCGACACCGCCCGCGACATGGACCTGATGCGCCAGGTCCTCGGCGATCCGAAGATGCACTACTTCGGCATCTCCTACGGCACCGAACTGGGCGGCGTGTACGCCCACCTGTTCCCGAAGCACGTGGGGCGCCTGATCCTCGACGCGGTCGTCGACCCGAGTGCCGACTCGGTGGGCCATGCGCAGAACCAGGCGCGCGGCTTCCAGCGGGCACTCGACGACTACCTCAAGTCGACGGGCCAGGACCCCGAGGAGGGCAGCAAGAAGATCGCGGACCTGCTGGACGGGATCGACGCCAAGCCGCTGCCCACCTCGGACGGGCGGAAGCTGACGCAGACGCTCGCGGTCACCGGCATCGTCCTGCCGCTGTACAGCAAGTCGAGCTGGCCGAGCCTGACCAGTGCCCTGAAGGCGGCCGAGGACGGGGACGGCTCCGAGCTGCTGACGCTCGCCGACGGCTACAACGAGCGGGACACGTCGGGGCACTACGGCACCACCACCCACTCGCAACGGGTCATATCGTGCTTGGACGACAAGCAGCGGCCGACCGCCGAGGAGACCAAGAAGCTGCTGCCGGAGTTCGAGAGGATCTCGCCCGTGTTCGGGGACTTCCTGGGCTGGGACACGGCCGGCTGGTGCCACGACTGGCCGGTGGCCGGGCAGTACGACACCCCGGAGGTGAGCGCAGCGGGCGCGGCGCCGATCCTGCTGGTCGGCAACACCGGGGACCCGGCGACACCGTACGAGGGCGCGCGGAAGATGGCGGACGAGCTCGGCAAGGGGGTCGGGGTGCTGCTCACCTGGAAGGGCGAGGGGCACGGTGCGTACGGGAGCGGGAGCACCTGCGTCGACTCGGCGGTGAACGCGTACCTGTTGAAGGGGACGGTACCGAAGGACGACACGGTCTGCTCATGA
- a CDS encoding MGMT family protein codes for MSEQSLPDDARPEYTDTLPEYAERVLEVAELIPPGRVMTYGDVAEWLEEGGPRQVGRVMALYGGAVPWWRVVRADGVLLPGHELRALDHYRVEGTPLKQASRAAEGHVPRLDMRRARWDGGERAEGHT; via the coding sequence ATGAGCGAGCAGAGCCTTCCGGACGACGCCCGCCCGGAGTACACGGACACCCTGCCGGAGTACGCCGAGCGGGTCCTCGAGGTCGCGGAGCTGATCCCGCCCGGGCGGGTCATGACGTACGGGGACGTCGCCGAATGGCTCGAGGAGGGCGGCCCCCGACAGGTCGGGCGCGTGATGGCCCTCTACGGGGGAGCCGTCCCGTGGTGGCGTGTCGTGCGCGCGGACGGGGTGCTGCTCCCGGGGCACGAACTGCGGGCGCTCGACCACTACCGCGTCGAGGGCACTCCCCTGAAGCAGGCGAGCAGGGCAGCCGAGGGCCACGTGCCGCGCCTCGACATGAGGCGGGCGCGGTGGGACGGCGGCGAACGCGCGGAAGGTCACACCTGA
- a CDS encoding lysylphosphatidylglycerol synthase domain-containing protein: MKQQGVQPEDAEDTSAAASRPDITEEPEPRDEETREEVHIDEVEGDEPLLPARVHRPSDLMRLLVGVLAVVLLLAIAAFAHGTTSGLEQDINKGTGQAPDLLIKIAGLASSIAILLVPVAFAIERLIKRDGLRIADGVLAAVLAHGVTLATDLWVAKAAPGSIQEALTQPSPGDIHALTDPVHGYLAPVIAYMTAVGMSRRPRWRSVLWIVLLLDAFSMLVTGYTTPFSIILTVLIGWTVAYGTLYAVGSPNVRPTGRTLMAGLRHVGFRPVSAAREEGPDAAEGDRGRRYFVTLEDGPPLDVTVVDREQQAQGFFYRAWRNLTLRGFATRSSLQSLRQALEQEALLAYAAIAAGANAPKLIATSELGPDAVILVYEHTGGRTLDSLADEEITDDLLRNTWHQVQALQSRRIAHRRLAGDAILVDRSGTVILTDLRGGEIAAGDLLLRMDVAQLVTTLGLRVGAERAVASAVGVLGPDAVADCLPMLQPIALTRSTRATLRRLARERAQREREAVLEASQQAKQARLEATGDGAEAVALEKPAKKAVRAEARAEKRAIDEALEEAREEDLLTQIRHQVLLIRPQAPVEPARLERVRPRTLMSFIAGAIGAYFLLTQLTHIEFGPLVANAEWGWVAAAVFFSALSYVAAAMSLLGFVPERVPFPRTVAAQVAGSFVKIVAPAAVGGVALNTRFLQRAGVRPGLAVASVGASQLFGLGCHILMLLSFGYLTGTEKTPSLSPSRTVIAGLLTVAVLVLVVTSVPFLRKFVVTRVRSLFAGVVPRMLDVLQRPQKLVTGIGGMLLLTACFVMCLDASIRAFGDESTSLSIASVAVVFLAGNALGSAAPTPGGVGAVEATLTVGLIAVGLPKEVAAPAVLLFRLLTLWLPVLPGWLAFNQLTRKGAL; the protein is encoded by the coding sequence ATGAAGCAGCAGGGCGTGCAGCCTGAGGACGCGGAGGACACCTCTGCCGCCGCGTCGCGCCCTGACATCACCGAAGAACCGGAACCACGGGACGAAGAGACACGGGAAGAGGTGCACATCGACGAGGTCGAGGGCGACGAACCGCTGCTCCCCGCGCGCGTGCACCGCCCTTCCGACCTGATGCGGCTGCTGGTCGGCGTACTCGCCGTCGTCCTGCTTCTGGCCATCGCCGCGTTCGCACACGGAACGACCTCGGGTCTCGAGCAGGACATCAACAAGGGCACCGGGCAGGCACCCGACCTCCTCATCAAGATCGCCGGGCTGGCCTCCAGCATCGCGATCCTGCTGGTGCCGGTCGCCTTCGCGATCGAGCGGCTGATCAAGCGGGACGGGCTGCGTATCGCCGACGGTGTGCTCGCCGCGGTCCTCGCACACGGTGTGACGCTCGCCACCGACCTGTGGGTCGCGAAGGCCGCGCCGGGCTCGATCCAGGAGGCGCTCACCCAGCCCTCCCCAGGTGACATCCACGCCCTCACCGACCCGGTGCACGGCTACCTCGCGCCCGTCATCGCGTACATGACGGCCGTCGGCATGTCCCGTCGGCCGCGCTGGCGCTCGGTGCTGTGGATCGTGCTGCTCCTCGACGCGTTCTCCATGCTCGTCACCGGCTACACGACACCGTTCTCGATCATCCTCACGGTGCTGATCGGCTGGACGGTGGCGTACGGGACGCTGTACGCGGTCGGCTCGCCGAACGTGCGTCCCACGGGACGGACGCTGATGGCGGGCCTGCGGCACGTCGGATTCCGCCCGGTGAGCGCGGCCCGCGAGGAGGGGCCGGACGCGGCGGAGGGCGACCGGGGCCGACGCTACTTCGTCACCCTGGAGGACGGGCCGCCGCTGGACGTCACGGTCGTCGACCGGGAACAGCAGGCCCAGGGGTTCTTCTACCGCGCCTGGCGCAATCTGACGCTGCGCGGCTTCGCCACCCGCAGCAGCCTCCAGTCGCTGCGCCAGGCGCTGGAGCAGGAGGCGCTGCTCGCCTACGCGGCCATCGCGGCCGGCGCCAACGCGCCGAAACTGATCGCGACGTCCGAGCTCGGCCCCGACGCGGTGATCCTCGTCTACGAGCACACCGGCGGCCGCACCCTCGACTCGCTCGCGGACGAGGAGATCACCGACGACCTGCTGCGCAACACCTGGCACCAGGTGCAGGCACTTCAGTCCCGACGCATCGCGCACCGTCGGCTCGCGGGTGACGCGATACTGGTGGATCGCTCCGGCACGGTGATCCTCACCGATCTGCGCGGCGGCGAGATCGCGGCCGGCGACCTGCTGCTGCGCATGGACGTCGCCCAGCTGGTGACGACGCTCGGCCTGCGGGTGGGCGCCGAACGGGCGGTGGCCTCCGCGGTGGGCGTGCTCGGACCGGACGCGGTCGCGGACTGTCTGCCGATGCTCCAGCCCATCGCCCTGACCCGCTCCACGCGCGCGACACTGCGCCGACTGGCACGCGAGCGTGCGCAGCGGGAACGCGAGGCGGTCCTGGAGGCCTCCCAGCAGGCAAAGCAGGCCCGTCTGGAGGCGACCGGGGACGGCGCCGAGGCCGTCGCCCTGGAAAAGCCCGCCAAGAAGGCCGTCCGCGCGGAGGCGCGGGCCGAGAAGCGGGCCATCGACGAGGCGCTGGAGGAGGCACGCGAGGAGGATCTGCTGACGCAGATCCGGCACCAGGTGCTGCTGATCCGGCCCCAGGCACCGGTGGAGCCGGCCCGCTTGGAGCGGGTGCGGCCACGCACCCTGATGAGCTTCATCGCCGGTGCCATCGGCGCGTACTTCCTGCTGACACAGCTCACCCACATCGAGTTCGGTCCGCTCGTCGCCAACGCCGAGTGGGGCTGGGTCGCCGCGGCCGTGTTCTTCTCGGCGTTGAGCTACGTCGCCGCGGCGATGAGCCTGCTGGGCTTCGTGCCGGAGCGGGTGCCGTTCCCGCGGACCGTGGCCGCGCAGGTCGCCGGGTCCTTCGTGAAGATCGTGGCCCCGGCCGCGGTCGGCGGGGTCGCCCTCAACACGCGCTTCCTCCAGCGGGCCGGGGTGCGGCCCGGGCTCGCGGTGGCCAGCGTCGGCGCCTCGCAGTTGTTCGGACTCGGCTGCCACATCCTGATGCTGCTGTCGTTCGGCTACCTCACCGGCACCGAGAAGACTCCGTCGCTGTCGCCGTCCCGCACGGTCATCGCGGGTCTGCTCACGGTGGCGGTGCTCGTGCTCGTGGTGACCTCGGTGCCGTTCCTGCGGAAGTTCGTCGTCACGCGCGTGAGGTCGCTGTTCGCGGGTGTCGTGCCACGCATGCTGGACGTGCTCCAGCGGCCGCAGAAGCTGGTCACCGGCATCGGCGGCATGCTGCTGCTCACCGCCTGCTTCGTGATGTGCCTGGACGCGTCGATCCGCGCGTTCGGCGACGAGTCGACCTCGCTCAGCATCGCCAGCGTCGCCGTCGTCTTCCTCGCCGGCAACGCGCTCGGCTCCGCCGCCCCGACGCCGGGCGGAGTGGGGGCCGTCGAGGCGACCCTGACGGTCGGTCTGATCGCGGTGGGCCTGCCCAAGGAGGTCGCCGCTCCCGCCGTGCTGCTCTTCCGCCTGCTGACGCTGTGGCTGCCCGTGTTGCCGGGGTGGCTCGCCTTCAACCAGTTGACCCGCAAGGGCGCCCTGTAG
- a CDS encoding NAD-dependent epimerase/dehydratase family protein, with protein MRVLLIGANGYLGRFVADRLLADPAVQLTALGRGDDADVRFDLASGSPGALTRFLDAVHPQVVVNCAGTTRGGARELTRHNTVAVATVCEALRRSGCGARLVQIGCGAEYGPSQPGSSTAEDAVPRPGGPYGVSKLAATELVLGSGLDAVVLRVFSPAGPGTPAGSPLGRLAEAMRRAMQSGDGELKLGGLGVQRDFIDVRDVARAVHAASLSAAQGVINIGSGRAVRLRDAASILARVAGFGGALHELDGPPGGHLRPAIGHPRPESDHAGPVAYPYPDGCGSWQQADVRTARDRLGWRPRINLEESLADIWMEAACRI; from the coding sequence ATGAGGGTTCTGCTGATCGGAGCCAACGGCTACCTCGGCCGTTTCGTCGCCGACCGTCTGCTCGCCGACCCGGCCGTCCAGCTCACCGCGCTCGGCCGCGGCGACGACGCCGACGTCCGCTTCGACCTCGCGTCCGGCAGCCCCGGCGCACTCACCCGCTTCCTCGACGCGGTACACCCCCAGGTCGTCGTCAACTGTGCGGGCACCACCCGCGGCGGCGCCCGCGAACTCACCCGGCACAACACCGTCGCCGTCGCCACCGTCTGCGAGGCCCTGCGCCGCAGCGGCTGCGGCGCCCGGCTGGTGCAGATCGGCTGCGGCGCAGAGTACGGCCCGAGCCAGCCCGGCTCCTCCACGGCCGAGGACGCCGTGCCCCGCCCCGGTGGCCCGTACGGCGTCAGCAAGCTCGCCGCCACCGAGCTCGTCCTCGGCTCCGGACTGGACGCCGTCGTGCTCCGGGTCTTCTCGCCCGCCGGCCCGGGCACGCCCGCCGGCTCCCCGCTGGGCCGGCTCGCCGAGGCGATGCGCCGCGCCATGCAGTCCGGCGACGGCGAGCTCAAGCTCGGCGGGCTCGGTGTGCAGCGCGACTTCATCGACGTCCGCGACGTGGCCCGCGCCGTGCACGCCGCCTCGCTCTCCGCCGCGCAGGGCGTCATCAACATCGGCTCGGGCCGCGCCGTCCGGCTGCGCGACGCCGCCTCGATCCTCGCCCGCGTGGCCGGATTCGGCGGAGCCCTCCACGAGCTCGACGGCCCACCCGGCGGCCATCTCAGGCCCGCCATCGGCCACCCCCGCCCCGAGTCCGACCACGCCGGCCCCGTCGCGTACCCGTACCCGGACGGTTGCGGCAGCTGGCAGCAGGCCGATGTGCGCACCGCCCGCGACCGGCTCGGCTGGCGGCCCCGGATCAATCTCGAGGAGTCCCTCGCCGACATCTGGATGGAGGCGGCATGTCGTATCTGA
- the moeZ gene encoding adenylyltransferase/sulfurtransferase MoeZ, with protein sequence MSLPPLVEPASELTVDEVRRYSRHLIIPDVGMDGQKRLKNAKVLCVGAGGLGSPALMYLAAAGVGTLGIVEFDEVDESNLQRQIIHSQADIGRSKAASARDSVLGINPYVNVVLHEERLEAENVMDIFSQYDLIVDGTDNFATRYLVNDACVLLNKPYVWGSIYRFDGQASVFWSEHGPCYRCLYPEPPPPGMVPSCAEGGVLGVLCASIGSIQVNEAIKLLAGIGEPLVGRLMIYDALEMQYRQVKVRKDPDCAVCGENPTVTELIDYEAFCGVVSEEAQAAAAGSTITPKQLKEWIDDGESIEIIDVREPNEYEIVSIPGARLIPKNEFLLGTALEGLPQDRKIVLHCKTGVRSAEVLAVLKSAGFADAVHVGGGVIGWVNQIEPSKPIY encoded by the coding sequence GTGTCGCTGCCACCCCTGGTCGAGCCAGCCTCTGAGCTCACCGTAGACGAGGTTCGCCGGTACTCCCGCCACCTGATCATCCCGGATGTCGGGATGGACGGGCAGAAGCGGCTGAAGAACGCCAAGGTGCTCTGTGTGGGCGCCGGCGGCCTGGGCTCGCCGGCGCTGATGTACCTGGCCGCGGCGGGCGTGGGCACGCTCGGCATCGTGGAGTTCGACGAGGTCGACGAGTCGAACCTGCAGCGGCAGATCATCCACAGCCAGGCCGACATCGGCCGCTCCAAGGCTGCGTCCGCCCGCGACTCCGTCCTCGGCATCAACCCGTACGTGAACGTGGTCCTTCATGAAGAGCGGCTCGAGGCCGAGAACGTGATGGACATCTTCAGCCAGTACGACCTGATCGTCGACGGCACGGACAACTTCGCGACCCGCTACCTGGTCAACGACGCGTGCGTGCTGCTGAACAAGCCGTACGTGTGGGGCTCGATCTACCGCTTCGACGGCCAGGCGTCCGTCTTCTGGTCCGAGCACGGTCCCTGCTACCGCTGCCTCTACCCGGAGCCCCCGCCGCCGGGCATGGTCCCCTCCTGCGCCGAGGGCGGCGTCCTGGGCGTGCTGTGCGCGTCCATCGGCTCCATCCAGGTCAACGAGGCCATCAAGCTCCTCGCGGGCATCGGCGAGCCGCTCGTCGGCCGCCTGATGATCTACGACGCCCTGGAGATGCAGTACCGCCAGGTCAAGGTCCGCAAGGACCCCGACTGCGCGGTCTGCGGCGAGAACCCGACCGTCACCGAGCTCATCGACTACGAGGCCTTCTGCGGCGTCGTCTCCGAGGAGGCCCAGGCGGCGGCCGCCGGCTCGACGATCACTCCCAAGCAGCTCAAGGAGTGGATCGACGACGGCGAGAGCATCGAGATCATCGACGTCCGCGAGCCGAACGAGTACGAGATCGTCTCCATCCCGGGTGCCAGGCTGATCCCGAAGAACGAGTTCCTCCTCGGCACCGCCCTGGAGGGCCTGCCGCAGGACAGGAAGATCGTCTTGCACTGCAAGACGGGTGTCCGCAGTGCGGAAGTCCTCGCGGTGCTGAAGTCCGCGGGCTTCGCGGACGCCGTGCACGTCGGCGGCGGCGTCATCGGCTGGGTCAACCAGATCGAGCCGAGCAAGCCGATCTACTGA
- a CDS encoding alpha/beta hydrolase yields MPNPSRLRAAAVTATALLLSSLVGCGDDAQDEDLTAQKLSWKDCPAPSQAEGGGSAPSPLPDGDQWQCATMKAPLDWNDPKGDTIDIALIRARASGDASGRIGSLVFNFGGPGGSGVSTLPSFGDEYAALRTRYDLVSFDPRGVGRSAAVRCENDQQLDAYFQQDATPDDAAERTALVDSTKDFNAACEKNSKKMLPLVRTTDAARDMDLMRQVLGDDRLYYFGISYGTELGGVYAHLFPKHVGRAVFDAVVDPTQTSEQGSLGQARGFQLALDNFAEDCTSKTADCPVGDTAQEVKDRIARLLKDLDGKPIPGIFPRELTQSAATNGIAQALYSKDFWEYLTEGLEQAYAGDGKILMLLSDLMNGRTVNGEYSNITAANISINCADDKPRYSTAYVEEKLPEFRAASSLFGDFLAWGMVGCTDWAVPGAADRPDVSAPGSAPILVVGNTGDPATPYEGARKMVDALGKGVGVELTYKGQGHGAYGSKNKCVQAAVNGYLLNGKVPTAGTVCS; encoded by the coding sequence ATGCCGAACCCCTCCCGTCTGCGCGCCGCCGCCGTGACCGCAACCGCCCTCCTGCTGTCCTCCCTGGTGGGCTGCGGCGACGACGCGCAGGACGAGGATCTGACGGCGCAGAAGCTGAGCTGGAAGGACTGCCCGGCCCCCTCCCAGGCCGAGGGGGGCGGCAGCGCCCCGTCTCCGCTGCCGGACGGCGACCAGTGGCAGTGCGCCACGATGAAGGCGCCCCTCGACTGGAACGACCCCAAGGGCGACACGATCGACATCGCGCTGATCCGGGCCCGGGCGAGCGGCGACGCGAGCGGGCGGATCGGCTCACTGGTCTTCAACTTCGGCGGCCCGGGCGGCTCGGGCGTCTCCACCCTGCCCTCCTTCGGCGACGAGTACGCGGCCCTGCGCACCCGCTACGACCTCGTGAGTTTCGACCCGCGCGGGGTCGGTCGCAGCGCCGCCGTGCGGTGTGAGAACGACCAGCAGCTCGACGCGTACTTCCAGCAGGACGCCACACCCGACGACGCGGCCGAGCGCACCGCGCTCGTGGACAGCACCAAGGACTTCAACGCGGCCTGCGAGAAGAACTCCAAGAAGATGCTGCCGCTTGTGCGCACCACCGACGCGGCCCGCGACATGGACCTGATGCGCCAGGTGCTGGGCGACGACAGGCTGTACTACTTCGGCATCTCCTACGGCACCGAACTGGGCGGCGTGTACGCCCACCTGTTCCCGAAGCACGTGGGGCGTGCCGTCTTCGACGCCGTCGTCGACCCGACGCAGACGTCCGAGCAGGGCTCGCTCGGGCAGGCCAGGGGGTTCCAGCTCGCGCTCGACAACTTCGCCGAGGACTGCACCTCCAAGACGGCGGACTGCCCCGTCGGGGACACCGCGCAGGAGGTGAAGGACCGCATCGCCAGGCTCCTGAAAGACCTGGACGGCAAGCCGATCCCGGGCATCTTCCCGCGCGAACTGACCCAGAGCGCCGCGACCAACGGCATCGCGCAGGCCCTGTACTCGAAGGACTTCTGGGAGTACCTCACCGAGGGCCTGGAGCAGGCCTACGCCGGGGACGGGAAGATTCTGATGCTGCTGTCCGACCTGATGAACGGCCGCACCGTGAACGGTGAGTACAGCAACATCACGGCCGCCAACATCTCCATCAACTGCGCCGACGACAAGCCGCGTTACTCCACCGCCTACGTGGAGGAGAAGCTGCCGGAGTTCCGGGCCGCCTCCAGCCTGTTCGGGGACTTCCTGGCCTGGGGCATGGTCGGTTGCACCGACTGGGCCGTGCCGGGCGCGGCCGACCGTCCGGACGTGAGCGCGCCAGGATCGGCGCCGATCCTGGTCGTGGGCAACACGGGCGACCCGGCGACCCCGTACGAAGGGGCACGGAAGATGGTGGACGCGCTGGGCAAGGGTGTCGGGGTCGAGCTGACGTACAAGGGGCAGGGGCACGGTGCGTACGGCAGCAAGAACAAGTGCGTGCAGGCGGCGGTGAACGGCTATCTGCTGAACGGCAAGGTGCCGACCGCCGGGACCGTCTGCTCCTGA
- a CDS encoding spherulation-specific family 4 protein → MSYLTGTPAGTASAGTTDVRTGLGVPGIAHPLLAPTEWGELARPGRPLHWVVLDVADGPGVSPDPRCLESAGRLRNGGVRVLGNLDTRYGARAFAEVVSDAQRYLDWYQVDGFLLDRCPAERTALPELRRIVGTLRTLHDAPHIVLGHGTHPFPGYAEHADQLVTFSGAWSDYRWSQVAEWTSDHPPERFCHFVHGVPCGHLDEALRIARWQGAATIWFTDAAARGRLAGPWETMPGYWDELVSRIGTGVSE, encoded by the coding sequence ATGTCGTATCTGACCGGAACCCCGGCGGGCACCGCGAGCGCCGGGACCACCGACGTCCGCACCGGCCTCGGCGTCCCCGGTATCGCGCACCCCCTCCTCGCGCCGACCGAGTGGGGCGAACTCGCCCGCCCCGGCAGACCCCTGCACTGGGTCGTTCTCGACGTCGCCGACGGCCCCGGTGTCAGCCCCGACCCGCGCTGCCTGGAATCCGCGGGCCGGCTCCGCAACGGGGGCGTCCGTGTGCTCGGGAACCTCGACACCCGCTATGGAGCCCGCGCCTTCGCCGAGGTCGTCTCCGACGCTCAGCGGTACCTCGACTGGTACCAGGTCGACGGCTTCCTCCTTGACCGCTGCCCGGCCGAGCGCACCGCGCTCCCCGAACTGCGCCGCATCGTCGGCACGCTCCGCACGCTGCACGACGCGCCCCACATCGTCCTCGGCCACGGCACCCATCCGTTCCCCGGATACGCCGAGCACGCCGACCAGTTGGTCACCTTCTCCGGCGCCTGGAGCGACTACCGCTGGTCGCAGGTGGCCGAGTGGACCTCGGACCATCCGCCCGAGCGCTTCTGCCACTTCGTGCACGGCGTACCGTGCGGCCACCTCGACGAGGCGCTGCGCATCGCCCGCTGGCAGGGCGCCGCGACGATCTGGTTCACCGACGCGGCCGCCCGCGGCCGCCTGGCGGGCCCTTGGGAGACCATGCCCGGCTACTGGGACGAACTTGTCTCGCGGATCGGAACAGGTGTCTCGGAATGA